A genomic stretch from Schistosoma haematobium chromosome 2, whole genome shotgun sequence includes:
- the LRRC51 gene encoding Leucine-rich repeat-containing protein 51 (EggNog:ENOG410N8RI~COG:A), with protein sequence MTELADKKCDETQLSERPGIFQPLDYSFLNIKNVSDLTVCCPRIIPSSNSVIKKDINEKWVTRTLKINNNQIEDISTLPVVVHELFGDTSSLTWLDISCNNIPSIPNSFSSLKHLKIIYMHGNKIATLQEVIKLRQLPKLTKLTLHGNPIEKEKVMTYISSLKQLLLTMLFRFLEEHTSQLSLRHHQANYVAFGQVS encoded by the exons GGCTGACAAAAAATGTGATGAAACACAATTAAGCGAGAGACCAGGTATTTTTCAGCCTTTGGATTATTCGTTTCTGAATATAAAAAACGTATCAG ATTTAACTGTGTGTTGTCCGAGAATAATACCTAGTAGCAATTCGGTCATTAAAAAGGATATAAATGAAAAATGGGTTACTCGGACtctgaaaataaataacaacCAAATAGAGGACATTTCTACACTACCTGTTGTGGTTCATGAGCTTTTCGGAGACACGTCCAGCTTAACGTGGTTAGATATATCTTGTAACAACATACCCAGTATTCCAAAT TCTTTTAGTAGTCTTAAACACCTGAAAATCATCTATATGCATGGAAATAAAATAGCAACACTCCAGGAAGTGATAAAACTCAGACAGTTACCGAAGCTCACGAAACTTACGTTACATGGGAACCCCATTGAGAAGGAGAAGGTAATGACTTATATCAGTTCACTGAAACAGCTACTGTTGACCATGCTGTTCCGTTTTTTAGAAGAACATACGTCCCAACTCTCATTGCGACATCATCAAGCCAATTATGTGGCTTTTGGCCAAGTATCATGA
- a CDS encoding hypothetical protein (EggNog:ENOG410V8H8~COG:I~BUSCO:EOG091G0DPL) yields MDLVYKLYKNQESSYLPPSKIALSRHQLNVVGSERLLLAIDKRPSNQPLITVSNHHSCLDDFFLCGSLLKLRHFANVTVCRWCLTAVDICYTTSLHTNFFFWFRGVPIWRRVRDPLSGKITHFGGGVYQPSMDFCINLLNSGQWVHVFSQGRIIQPHERGSEKNIRLRWGIGRLIAESKEDPLVIPVWHCGLDQLNPSEVPNTSTTLSCIFGKPRQLIVVVGKPIDTHGLREELKNNSSEYLASSEFRSHIHSMYTQVVQEQLYKLKEEAECEHQRLNLI; encoded by the exons ATGGATCTTGTTTACAAGCTTTACAAAAATCAGGAATCCTCATATCTTCCAC CTTCAAAGATAGCTTTGTCACGTCATCAGCTAAACGTTGTCGGTTCGGAACGCCTTTTATTGGCCATTGACAAAAGACCTAGTAATCAGCCTTTGATTACAGTCAGCAATCACCATTCGTGTCTTGACGATTTTTTCTTGTGTGGTTCGTTGCTTAAACTTAGGCATTTTGCTAATG tAACCGTATGTCGTTGGTGCTTGACAGCTGTAGATATATGTTATACAACTTCGCTTCATACCAACTTCTTCTTCTGGTTCAGAGGAGTTCCTATATGGCGAAGGGTTCGTGATCCGCTATCTGGTAAAATAACTCACTTTGGTGGGGGGGTTTATCAACCTAGTATGGATTTTTGCATCAATTTACTAAATTCTGGCCAATGGGTACATGTATTTTCCCAG GGGAGAATTATTCAACCTCATGAACGTGGTTCTGAAAAAAATATTCGCCTGCGTTGGGGAATCGGACGATTGATAGCCGAATCAAAAGAA GATCCACTTGTAATTCCTGTTTGGCATTGCGGTCTAGATCAACTAAATCCTTCTGAGGTTCCGAATACGTCTACTACGCTGTCATGTATATTTGGAAAACCGCGTCAGCTGATTGTTGTAGTAGGTAAACCAATCGATACCCATGGTTTACGTGAAGAATTAAAGAATAATTCATCTGAATATTTGGCCTCATCAGAATTTCGTTCACATATTCACTCTATGTATACTCAGGTTGTCCAAGAACAGCTATATAAACTCAAAGAAGAAGCCGAATGTGAGCATCAAAGACTAAATCTGATCTAA
- a CDS encoding hypothetical protein (EggNog:ENOG410V8H8~COG:I~BUSCO:EOG091G0DPL) — MDLVYKLYKNQESSYLPRKILQSLTYSFMGLASKIALSRHQLNVVGSERLLLAIDKRPSNQPLITVSNHHSCLDDFFLCGSLLKLRHFANVTVCRWCLTAVDICYTTSLHTNFFFWFRGVPIWRRVRDPLSGKITHFGGGVYQPSMDFCINLLNSGQWVHVFSQGRIIQPHERGSEKNIRLRWGIGRLIAESKEDPLVIPVWHCGLDQLNPSEVPNTSTTLSCIFGKPRQLIVVVGKPIDTHGLREELKNNSSEYLASSEFRSHIHSMYTQVVQEQLYKLKEEAECEHQRLNLI, encoded by the exons ATGGATCTTGTTTACAAGCTTTACAAAAATCAGGAATCCTCATATCTTCCACGTAAAATCCTCCAATCCCTAACATACTCTTTCATGGGATTAGCTTCAAAGATAGCTTTGTCACGTCATCAGCTAAACGTTGTCGGTTCGGAACGCCTTTTATTGGCCATTGACAAAAGACCTAGTAATCAGCCTTTGATTACAGTCAGCAATCACCATTCGTGTCTTGACGATTTTTTCTTGTGTGGTTCGTTGCTTAAACTTAGGCATTTTGCTAATG tAACCGTATGTCGTTGGTGCTTGACAGCTGTAGATATATGTTATACAACTTCGCTTCATACCAACTTCTTCTTCTGGTTCAGAGGAGTTCCTATATGGCGAAGGGTTCGTGATCCGCTATCTGGTAAAATAACTCACTTTGGTGGGGGGGTTTATCAACCTAGTATGGATTTTTGCATCAATTTACTAAATTCTGGCCAATGGGTACATGTATTTTCCCAG GGGAGAATTATTCAACCTCATGAACGTGGTTCTGAAAAAAATATTCGCCTGCGTTGGGGAATCGGACGATTGATAGCCGAATCAAAAGAA GATCCACTTGTAATTCCTGTTTGGCATTGCGGTCTAGATCAACTAAATCCTTCTGAGGTTCCGAATACGTCTACTACGCTGTCATGTATATTTGGAAAACCGCGTCAGCTGATTGTTGTAGTAGGTAAACCAATCGATACCCATGGTTTACGTGAAGAATTAAAGAATAATTCATCTGAATATTTGGCCTCATCAGAATTTCGTTCACATATTCACTCTATGTATACTCAGGTTGTCCAAGAACAGCTATATAAACTCAAAGAAGAAGCCGAATGTGAGCATCAAAGACTAAATCTGATCTAA
- a CDS encoding hypothetical protein (EggNog:ENOG410V8H8~COG:I) has product MDLVYKLYKNQESSYLPRKILQSLTYSFMGLASKIALSRHQLNVVGSERLLLAIDKRPSNQPLITVSNHHSCLDDFFLCGSLLKLRHFANVTVCRWCLTAVDICYTTSLHTNFFFWFRGVPIWRRVRDPLSGKITHFGGGVYQPSMDFCINLLNSGQWVHVFSQGRIIQPHERGSEKNIRLRWGIGRLIAESKEVSFRSTCNSCLALRSRSTKSF; this is encoded by the exons ATGGATCTTGTTTACAAGCTTTACAAAAATCAGGAATCCTCATATCTTCCACGTAAAATCCTCCAATCCCTAACATACTCTTTCATGGGATTAGCTTCAAAGATAGCTTTGTCACGTCATCAGCTAAACGTTGTCGGTTCGGAACGCCTTTTATTGGCCATTGACAAAAGACCTAGTAATCAGCCTTTGATTACAGTCAGCAATCACCATTCGTGTCTTGACGATTTTTTCTTGTGTGGTTCGTTGCTTAAACTTAGGCATTTTGCTAATG tAACCGTATGTCGTTGGTGCTTGACAGCTGTAGATATATGTTATACAACTTCGCTTCATACCAACTTCTTCTTCTGGTTCAGAGGAGTTCCTATATGGCGAAGGGTTCGTGATCCGCTATCTGGTAAAATAACTCACTTTGGTGGGGGGGTTTATCAACCTAGTATGGATTTTTGCATCAATTTACTAAATTCTGGCCAATGGGTACATGTATTTTCCCAG GGGAGAATTATTCAACCTCATGAACGTGGTTCTGAAAAAAATATTCGCCTGCGTTGGGGAATCGGACGATTGATAGCCGAATCAAAAGAAGTAAGCTTTC GATCCACTTGTAATTCCTGTTTGGCATTGCGGTCTAGATCAACTAAATCCTTCTGA